A stretch of DNA from Macrotis lagotis isolate mMagLag1 chromosome X, bilby.v1.9.chrom.fasta, whole genome shotgun sequence:
TTTAGATACATtgttatgtatttaaaatttttagtgtttttagtgTTGTTCCACTGTTTCAGTCTTGTCTTGTCTAATTCACTGtgattccatttgttttttcttgacaaagatactggaatagtttaccattttacagatgaggaattgaggtaaacagagttaagtgacttgcccaaattcacacagttagtaagtatctgagtcctgttttcaactcagaaagatgaatcttcatgacttcaggtctagcactctattcactctgccaccagtaattatattactatataagagaaattaataaaatttatgacctttttaaaaatgaaaaatataaggacaaatcatatttctatatatctatccatccatccatccatccattcatccatcaatccatccatcTTTTATTGTTTAATTGTAGGAAACCATAAAGTTCAACCCTGGACAGCAGTTACAAACCAGGCCTTAGACGTTGCATGGAGAACAGTAAAAGGACCAGTGATATTGAGCATATCATTTCTTGCTGCCACTCTCTGCTACTTCAGAAgcctatatttatatttagtacATCGGTTAAAATGGTAtgttcttttgtcattttctctattttttaaatgcctcTTTTTGAAGCAGGTAAGTTTTATAAATACTTTAATAAATCACTATGTTTTTAACATTTCAGGTGGAGTGAATACCtgcaaagaaaattcaaaagtaaatattctttttatagtCTCTATTGTCCTTGTCATGAAAGGGAGTGGAGGGGGAAGTTGAATGGGGGGAAGAGGAAATTAACAGCTTATTATGTTCAATTTGGTCTAGAAAACCTCAGTGTGGAGGCAGAAGTTGATCTTCTTGGTTATTGTGCAagagaatggaaaggagaaaCAAGCAGAGCCAAGCTGATGAGGAAGGTATCGCTATTTTTAAAAGCAGGGAAGAAACAGATTCCATCCAACTTTATTTAATGTCAAGCCCAATTAGTTCCAAAGTAACTGCTGTTGTGTTCATTAAAACTCCTTGAGTCTTATATTGTCAATCCAAAATGAACATTACTGCAGACACTACTTAGTGTGGCTGCTGTTAAGAAGAACCCATTTAAATTAGGTTCCATAATTCAGGAGATTTCAGTTTTAATTAAAcggtttaatttaatttaaattcatttttaattcaacaaacatttattaggtatctaCTAGGTTCTGAGGACACAGTCGCAATCGTCTAGGAGATAACATTGGGATGGGGAGTGAAGGTGGGGATGGGGGGCAAGTGTAATACACATATAATTAGAGAAGAATACACCAAATAATTTCAAAAGGGAGAAAGAGCTAGAAgtgatcaggaaaggcctcacTTAGGTAGGAGAATCTAAGCTATACTTGGAAGAAAGCTAGGGATCCTATAAGTTGGAGATGAGGAAGAACTACACCCCAAGCTTAACAACCAGCTGAGCAAGGATGGGAAATCAGGAAACAGAGTATTGTGAGACTGGGAGAGATTAATATTAACTATTTGCTCAGTAAATATTACAACTATCTTCCTTACTCCAGCAGACTATAAGGTTGTTGCAGAGAGattttatcatttatatcttTTCATCATCTTCTAGTACATACACCTAATTGGTGTAGAACAAATGCTATTTGTATTGAATCTAATTAAATTCCTGACCCCTTGAACTGGGCCCCTTTCAGTTTTTTGTAGACGCTAGAAAATCTGAATGTCATCCTTAACACAAGGTCATTCAAAGACATTTAGCTGTTGGGTTTTTGTAAATCAAGCAAACTTAAACTAAGTTATCAAATTAGGCTGAGAAAAATAGCTTTTTGTCTTCAcccttttggaaagcaatttgatctATTTGGAATATTTGATATCCATAGGTCTTTGGTAAGGGAGATTGAGGTAATGGCGATAATGTTCAAAGTGGTTACAGTGGTGGCATATCACAAAACAGATTTTTCAATAGATATTAGAAAATGAAGCCCTTGGGTGTTTTGGCTAAAATCTGTTCTGCTGACCAGCTAAATcattgaaaatatgttttgctttcaAAATTGGCATCATCACCCAAAAAAATCATCAGTCTTCAACTAGACAAAGCAGTTCAGTGTAGCATTGACATCTGAAGGGTGTTTTCACTTAATGATGAATCTGGCAATCATGCTAAACATTTTAGTAAGATTAGCTAGTACTATTAACAGCTCAGTAACACATGgagtatatatcttatttttttaaaaatttccatttgtcTTTGGACCTCTATggttaaatttgattttattttctttcttaaaactcTTCTTactcaaaattacaaaaatattttttcccctttgctctAATAGGCTTATGAGGAACTCTTTAGGCGTCATCATGTTAAATGTATTCGGCAAGTCAAAGGAGATAACTATGATGCATTAAGATCAGTTCTATTTCAGATACTCAGCCAGGGTCTCTCTCTTCCATCCTGgatgaaagaaaaagacattgtAAAGGTATGACACCATGTTTTAAGTGAGGAAAATACTTCAAATATATAATCCTTTATTAAGTGAAATTCTATAGCATAAACATCTTAATTTCAACTAcccatattttagaaaaaaatgaccaaagtcTGAAAGGAGCCCTGACAAATGCCACTTAATCCATCCACTGGACTTTTAATGTAAAACTATCAAACTATTCCAGAAAAATTTTGTTTAGACTTTTCCTTAAACTTCATAAGGTAACTAAATCCctttaatatatgattttatacatgtatatgtatgtattctattTCTCACAACCCAGTGAAAAATGTTTCTTAAGGCATGATCTGAATTCTTTTTAGTGAGAATTAATTTTGAAAGGTATTTCTTTGTTCTAGTAACCATTTATTTTGCTGAACTAAAACTAAGGTATTTAAGGACAGAGAGGATGTGAGGAGAGTCATGGTGTACTATAAACTATAAACATAGTATCTTTAAAGTTGCccattattcatttaaaattattttatgttttaaaattgcTTAGTTAAGATTAATCATTCCTGAAAACACATGccttttgttaaaaatattgtaataaaaGAGATTAGATCTGTTGaccatatttttttgtttataacaTTTGAACTGTCAGaacttgtaaaatttttaaataagaatgtgCCTTGTACAGAActataaaaaaatgttctaataatGTTCTACTTGCATCTTTGGGTGATAGCCAGTTATTTAAATTGGCTAACTGTGAAGGAATATAGTCATATCTGTTTTGTATCTTATTTATGACAAAATACTAATAATTTCATAGCATTTATACCTTTTTTCCTCAAGCTTCCTGAAAAGCTACTCTTTTCACAAGGTTGTAATTGGATTCAACAATACAGCTTTGGCCCTGAGAAATATACAGGCCCAAATGTGTTTGGGAAATTACGTAAATGTGTTGAATTATTAAAGAGTCAGGTAAGTACTTGGAAAAGACTAAAAAGTGTAAAATACATTCAGAAGTAGTAATCAGTCTCCCTTCTGTCATCACTTTCATTGTCTTTGGTTCCTAGTCTCAGGCATATTAGTTAGTGTTGCCTTTAAAGGACTAGCAAAGAAAGTATTTCCTCCTTCCATAGTT
This window harbors:
- the LOC141501399 gene encoding inactive ubiquitin thioesterase OTULINL-like, producing the protein MMELDSAVLWGNHKVQPWTAVTNQALDVAWRTVKGPVILSISFLAATLCYFRSLYLYLVHRLKWWSEYLQRKFKKNLSVEAEVDLLGYCAREWKGETSRAKLMRKAYEELFRRHHVKCIRQVKGDNYDALRSVLFQILSQGLSLPSWMKEKDIVKLPEKLLFSQGCNWIQQYSFGPEKYTGPNVFGKLRKCVELLKSQWTEFSAIKDQHKRRNMCNSLFSDESLEYKLYEALKFIMLYQVIEMYEQVKSEKAIPSLYRLLFSRETSSDPLSFMMNHLNFIGDTFGLQQIDMLILGHCLEVRIKVFRLSKFNTRDFQVYYPEERHREWPEICLLTENDRHYHIPIF